The region GCGACCAGTCAGGGGAGACAGAAGTGGTAACTCACGCCATCTTTTTTCTGCCTGTTCTGTTAGTCTCAGCCATCCTTGTGGGTGCTGGGTCACAGGTGGTCAGCACAGGAAGAGGCCTCAAGGCTCACCTTCTCTGTAATCAGGGAGGAGGCCCCACAGAAAAGTGGAGGGTCCTGGAGGCGTAGTGGACTCCCAGGTTAGAtctgccctgccccacctccctgcctcctgggcttGCGTGCGCTTCTTCAGTGCCATGGTCTCCCAAGGCTCTTATGATCAAGTGGTGGGACAGTGGTGAAAGCCACACCTTGGGCCAGGAGACATCACTGAAGGAGCAGACTTGGAAGAACATTTCCCAACCCCTGGATGGGAAAGCATAGCTTCGTGAGTGAGTAGGGACCTGGGACAGACAGGACCTTTGCTAACCTCACCTCTCCCCTGCAGATCCCACTCACCCCACTCCAGCCACCATCAGAGCCACCAGCCTCCCCCTCCCTGAGCTCCGCCGAGGGACCAGCCACTTTGCTGCCATTGGGGCGCTGTGCTGGGCAGAGAGAGGTAGGAGGGCTGGGTACGGTGGTCTGTGGCTTCACTCGCTCCAGGCTCGTTAGTTTGTGCTTCACGGCTGTTTCCTCATGAGTCCCAGGGGAAAGGTTGCTTCTGGATGCAGATTCTTGTCCAGACTGGGTGTGAGCCCTCAGCTAGCTGTCAGCCTCATACCAAGAAAAATAGATCCCACCCCAAGTCACTGGCCTCACAACCAAAGGCATTAGTACTGCAGTAAGACTCATAATTAACACATCCTGAGCTCTTACTCtgtctgggccaggcactgtgctgaacaCCTGgatctcatttatcttttttttttttttgtaatttttggcATAAATTTAATAAtcatacacatatttatttatccaGGCCCAGAACTatgattatttattcattcttttgcatatctGGTTTCATTTACCTTATTTTATGAGATTAAATGTAATAACCATTCTGTTGTGCAGATGATACAATTAAGCTTAGAGAGTAAATAACTTGCTGAAAGTCACATGACTAGTTAAGCAGTGTACCTGGGACTTGAACCTACACAGTCTGGCTCCAGATCCCATGTAGTTAACCACAATACCAGACTGGACTGGGCCTAAGAAGGGGCTGGGCAAAAGCAGGAAAGAGCATGAGGTGGAGTCATTCCCAGTTTGCTTCTCTGTGGGGATCAGCTCCACAGGACAGCTGTCTGACCTGAGAAGGCCTGGGCTTGCCTTCAGTGACTGACTTAGGACTTGGCCACATCACATCTCCTTTTTAAGTCTCTGTGTTCTTTTTGGAGCCTGAAAAATGAACAGGCCTCCCTCTCCTGGGACAAACATAGATCTCAGGATTGTAGGTGGTCAGCCCTGCTGATCCAAACAGGGGTGGGAAGTGGCACTGGGATAACCAGGAAGGGAGGTAGGTGCCCACCTAACCCCCAGTGCACCAGGAGGAAGAGTTGGGGTAACCAGGGCTCAGAGACTCTTGAGGGAACTGAGCTGGACTATCCCAGAAGCTATCAATTCCTTCTGGGGACACCGACAAACCAGGCCAGCTGTGTGCCTGACATACTCAGTTATGCCCAGCTCAGGTCCCAGGACTGCACATGGTCTCCTCCTCGTGCCATTTCTCCCCCAGGTGTGTTGGGAGCAGCAGCTACGGCCAGGAGGCCCAGGACCCccggctgccccacccccagcactggaTGCCCTATCCCCATTCCTTCGAAAGAAAGCCCAGATCCTGGAGGTGCTGAGAGCCCTGGAGGAGACTGACCCTTTGCTTCTCTGCTCACCTGCTACCCCCTGGCAGCCTCCAAGCGAGGGTCCTGGCTTCCCAGAACCCATCAACGGCGAGCTGTGTGGCCCACCGCAGCCTGAACCCTCTCCCTGGGCCCCCTACCTGCTCCTAGGTCCTGGTAGCCTGGGAGGCCTGCTGCACTGGGAGCGTCTCTTAGGGGGCccaggagaggaagagggtgTTGGACAGCCCTGGGGCCCTAGTCAGGGCTCCCCACAGGCCCAGGGCACCAGTTCTGGGCCACCCTGTGCCCCAGgcagcagctcctcctcctcttctgatgAGGCAGGTGACCCCAATGAGGCACCCAGCCCCGACACCCTGCTCGGGGCCCTGGCCTGCAAACAGTTGAACCTAGGCCAGCTCCTCGAGGACACAGAGTCTTACCTACAGGCCTTTTTGGCTGGGGCTGCTTGCCCACTCAACGGGGACCACCCAGGTCCCAGGCAGCCAACTTCCCCAGACCAGGGGCCCCCCCAGCtgtccaagtccaaaggcctcCCCAAGTCAACCTGGGGTGGGGGTACCCCAGAGGCCCACAGGCCGGGCTTTGGTGCTACCTCAGAGGGCCAGgggcccctccccttcctcagtGTATTCATGGGTGCAGGGGACACCCCCCTGGGCTCGCGGCCTGGCCATGCCCACTCCTCATCTCAGGTGAAAAGCAAGCTCCAAATTGGCCCCCCTTCTCCTGGAGAAGCCCAGGGACCccttctgccctctccagccAGAGGTCTCAAATTTCTAAAGCTGCCTCCAGCCTCAGAGAAGGTCCCTAGCCCAGGAGGCCCCCAGCTCAGCCCCCAACTCCCTCGGAATTCCCGAATCCCCTGTCGGAACAGTGGCTCAGATGGCAGCCCCTCCCCGCTGCTGGCCCGCAGGGGTCTGAGTGGAGGAGAGCTGTCCCCGGAGGGGGCGCAGGGTCTGCCCACCAGCCCTTCACCTTGCTCCACAACCCCAGACACTGCGCAGCTCAGACCTCCCCAGCCAGCCTTGTCCACTACACTTTCCCCAGGACCAGTGGTATCTCCTTGCTACGAGAACATTTTGGACCTTTCTCGGAGCACCTTTAGGGGGCCTTCCCCAGAGCCACCTCCATCCCCACTGCAGGTGCCCACCTATCCACAACTAACTCTGGAGGTGCCACGGGCCCCTGAGATCCTCAGAAGCCCTGGAGTCCCATCCAGCCCTTGCCTCCCAGAATCCTGTCCCTATGAGAGTGGTCAGGAGAAGAGTTTGGACAAGGTAGGCTCAGAGTCTCCCCATCCTGGCCGCAGGACCCCAGGcagctcctccaagaagcctggcCAGGGGGTGGGGCGGCGACCTGGGGATCCTGGCTATACACCTCTGCGGGACAGACTGGCAGCCCTGGGAAAACTGAAGACTGGCCCTGAGGGGCCCCAGGGCCCAGAGAAGAATGGGGTACCAGCCAGGCCTGGCACCGAGAAGGCCCGAGGAGCAGGGAGGTCAGGGGAGAGCACTGGAGACATGGCACCCCTGACCTCCAGGCCCCCTGAGCAGCCAGAAGCCAAGGGGGGCCTACGGGGGGCAGTAGCCTTAGGTACAAGCAGCCTGAAGCAACAGGAATCAGGGCTCCTGGGGGACCCTGGGACCCGAGTCTACTCTTCTCACTCCATGGGGGCCCGGGTAGACCTGGAGCCTGTTTCACCAAGGAGCTGCCTCACCAAAGTGGAGCTGGCCAAGAGCCGGCTGGCAGGGGCCCTGTGCCCCCAAGTACCCCGCACCCCTGCCAAAGTGCCAACCTCAGCCCCCAGTCTCGGCAAGCCCAATAAGAGCCCCCACGGCAGCCCGACAAAGCTGCCTTCTAAGTCACCCACCAAGGTGGCACCCCGACCTGTGGCCCCACCAGCCACCAAGGAGCCCCCCAAGCCTGACAAAGGGAAGGGCCCACCTTGGGCAGACTGTGGTGGCACCATGGCCCAGCCCACACCCCCAGCACCTGGCCCTGTTGACCCAAGCCCAGGCCCCGAGGGGCAGGCCCCACACTCAGCCATTGAGGAGAAGGTGATGAAGGGCATCGAGGAAAATGTGCTGCGGCTCCAGGGCCAAGAGCGGGCACCTGGCACTGAGGCCAAGCACCGCAACACCAGCAGCATTGCCAGCTGGTTCGGCCTTAAGAAGAGCAAGTTGCCAGCGCTGAACCGCCGCACGGAGGCCACCAAGGGCAAGGAAGGGGCCAGTGGAGGCTCCCCACTCCGGAAGGAGGTCAAGATGGAAGCCCGGAAGC is a window of Camelus bactrianus isolate YW-2024 breed Bactrian camel chromosome 12, ASM4877302v1, whole genome shotgun sequence DNA encoding:
- the NCKAP5L gene encoding nck-associated protein 5-like isoform X2, which encodes MSEAMDQPAGSPGNVKPGEGGDGSMEPGTCQELLHRLRELEAENSALAQANENQRETYERCLDEVANHVVQALLNQKDLREECIKLKKRVFDLERQNQMLSALFQQKLQLTAGSLPQIPLTPLQPPSEPPASPSLSSAEGPATLLPLGRCAGQREVCWEQQLRPGGPGPPAAPPPALDALSPFLRKKAQILEVLRALEETDPLLLCSPATPWQPPSEGPGFPEPINGELCGPPQPEPSPWAPYLLLGPGSLGGLLHWERLLGGPGEEEGVGQPWGPSQGSPQAQGTSSGPPCAPGSSSSSSSDEAGDPNEAPSPDTLLGALACKQLNLGQLLEDTESYLQAFLAGAACPLNGDHPGPRQPTSPDQGPPQLSKSKGLPKSTWGGGTPEAHRPGFGATSEGQGPLPFLSVFMGAGDTPLGSRPGHAHSSSQVKSKLQIGPPSPGEAQGPLLPSPARGLKFLKLPPASEKVPSPGGPQLSPQLPRNSRIPCRNSGSDGSPSPLLARRGLSGGELSPEGAQGLPTSPSPCSTTPDTAQLRPPQPALSTTLSPGPVVSPCYENILDLSRSTFRGPSPEPPPSPLQVPTYPQLTLEVPRAPEILRSPGVPSSPCLPESCPYESGQEKSLDKVGSESPHPGRRTPGSSSKKPGQGVGRRPGDPGYTPLRDRLAALGKLKTGPEGPQGPEKNGVPARPGTEKARGAGRSGESTGDMAPLTSRPPEQPEAKGGLRGAVALGTSSLKQQESGLLGDPGTRVYSSHSMGARVDLEPVSPRSCLTKVELAKSRLAGALCPQVPRTPAKVPTSAPSLGKPNKSPHGSPTKLPSKSPTKVAPRPVAPPATKEPPKPDKGKGPPWADCGGTMAQPTPPAPGPVDPSPGPEGQAPHSAIEEKVMKGIEENVLRLQGQERAPGTEAKHRNTSSIASWFGLKKSKLPALNRRTEATKGKEGASGGSPLRKEVKMEARKLEAESLNISKLMAKAEDLRRALEEEKAYLSSRARPRPGGPVPGPSAGLGQVQGQLAGMYQGADTFMQQLLNRVDGKELPPKSWREPKPEYGDFQPASSDPKNPWPACGPRNGLVGPLQGCGKPPGKPSCEPGRREEMPSEDSLAEPVPTSHFTACGSLTRTLDSGIGTFPPPDHGSTGTPSKNLPKTKPPRLEPSPGVPPARPPPLTKVPRRAHTLEREVPGIEELLVSGRHPSMPAFPALLTAAPGHRGHQTCPDDPCEDPAPPPPVQLAKNWTFPNARAASGSSDPFLCPPRHLEGLPRTPMVSMAEGDREQHWRAEGNDMG
- the NCKAP5L gene encoding nck-associated protein 5-like isoform X1, with protein sequence MSEAMDQPAGSPGNVKPGEGGDGSMEPGTCQELLHRLRELEAENSALAQANENQRETYERCLDEVANHVVQALLNQKDLREECIKLKKRVFDLERQNQMLSALFQQKLQLTAGSLPQIPLTPLQPPSEPPASPSLSSAEGPATLLPLGRCAGQREVCWEQQLRPGGPGPPAAPPPALDALSPFLRKKAQILEVLRALEETDPLLLCSPATPWQPPSEGPGFPEPINGELCGPPQPEPSPWAPYLLLGPGSLGGLLHWERLLGGPGEEEGVGQPWGPSQGSPQAQGTSSGPPCAPGSSSSSSSDEAGDPNEAPSPDTLLGALACKQLNLGQLLEDTESYLQAFLAGAACPLNGDHPGPRQPTSPDQGPPQLSKSKGLPKSTWGGGTPEAHRPGFGATSEGQGPLPFLSVFMGAGDTPLGSRPGHAHSSSQVKSKLQIGPPSPGEAQGPLLPSPARGLKFLKLPPASEKVPSPGGPQLSPQLPRNSRIPCRNSGSDGSPSPLLARRGLSGGELSPEGAQGLPTSPSPCSTTPDTAQLRPPQPALSTTLSPGPVVSPCYENILDLSRSTFRGPSPEPPPSPLQVPTYPQLTLEVPRAPEILRSPGVPSSPCLPESCPYESGQEKSLDKVGSESPHPGRRTPGSSSKKPGQGVGRRPGDPGYTPLRDRLAALGKLKTGPEGPQGPEKNGVPARPGTEKARGAGRSGESTGDMAPLTSRPPEQPEAKGGLRGAVALGTSSLKQQESGLLGDPGTRVYSSHSMGARVDLEPVSPRSCLTKVELAKSRLAGALCPQVPRTPAKVPTSAPSLGKPNKSPHGSPTKLPSKSPTKVAPRPVAPPATKEPPKPDKGKGPPWADCGGTMAQPTPPAPGPVDPSPGPEGQAPHSAIEEKVMKGIEENVLRLQGQERAPGTEAKHRNTSSIASWFGLKKSKLPALNRRTEATKGKEGASGGSPLRKEVKMEARKLEAESLNISKLMAKAEDLRRALEEEKAYLSSRARPRPGGPVPGPSAGLGQVQGQLAGMYQGADTFMQQLLNRVDGKELPPKSWREPKPEYGDFQPASSDPKNPWPACGPRNGLVGPLQGCGKPPGKPSCEPGRREEMPSEDSLAEPVPTSHFTACGSLTRTLDSGIGTFPPPDHGSTGTPSKNLPKTKPPRLEPSPGVPPARPPPLTKVPRRAHTLEREVPGIEELLVSGRHPSMPAFPALLTAAPGHRGHQTCPDDPCEDPAPPPPVQLAKNWTFPNARAASGSSDPFLCPPRHLEGLPRTPMALPMDRKRSLEPSRPAAAPQGPAFGGSRTPSTSDMGEEGRVASGGPTGLETSESLSDSLYDSLSSCGSQG